A genomic stretch from Pseudomonas sp. MUP55 includes:
- the hisS gene encoding histidine--tRNA ligase, with protein sequence MSKSLQAIRGMNDILPEQTPLWRYFESTVARLLDNYGYKQIRMPIVEFTELFKRSIGEVTDIVEKEMYTFEDRNGDSLTLRPEGTAACVRAVLEHGITGGGQTQKLWYIGPMFRHERPQKGRYRQFHQIGCEVFNLDGPDIDAELIVLTWRLWGELGIRDAVKLELNSLGTSESRGRYRVALVEYLSAHLDKLDEDSQRRLKTNPLRVLDTKNADTQAVLVDAPKMADYLDEESRTHFEGLKARLDAAGIPYVINPKLVRGLDYYSKTVFEWVTDKLGAQGTVCAGGRYDGLVEQMGGKPTAGVGFAMGIERLILLLETLEQVPQEISRQVDVYLCAFGEAAELAALALSEKVRDQLPNLRLQINAGAGSFKSQFKKADKSGALYALILGDDELAQQVIGFKPLRGQGEQQNIAFDALAAHLATCVVQG encoded by the coding sequence GTGAGCAAGTCTCTGCAAGCCATTCGTGGCATGAACGACATCCTGCCGGAGCAGACGCCACTGTGGCGTTACTTCGAGAGCACTGTCGCGCGCCTGCTGGATAACTACGGTTACAAGCAGATTCGCATGCCGATCGTCGAGTTCACCGAGCTGTTCAAGCGCTCCATCGGTGAAGTGACCGACATCGTCGAAAAAGAGATGTACACCTTTGAAGACCGTAACGGCGACTCCCTGACCCTGCGTCCGGAAGGTACCGCCGCGTGCGTTCGCGCTGTGCTGGAGCATGGCATCACCGGTGGCGGCCAGACCCAGAAGTTGTGGTACATCGGCCCGATGTTCCGCCACGAGCGTCCGCAGAAAGGTCGTTATCGCCAGTTCCACCAGATCGGTTGCGAAGTCTTCAACCTGGACGGGCCGGACATTGACGCCGAACTGATCGTGCTGACCTGGCGCCTGTGGGGCGAGCTGGGCATCCGCGACGCGGTCAAGCTCGAACTCAACAGCCTGGGCACCAGCGAGTCCCGTGGCCGCTACCGGGTCGCCCTTGTCGAGTACCTGTCTGCTCACCTGGATAAACTGGACGAAGACAGCCAGCGTCGCCTGAAGACCAACCCGCTGCGCGTGCTGGATACCAAGAACGCCGACACCCAGGCTGTACTGGTCGACGCGCCGAAAATGGCCGACTACCTGGACGAAGAATCCCGCACGCACTTCGAGGGCCTCAAGGCTCGCCTGGATGCAGCGGGTATTCCGTATGTGATCAACCCCAAGCTGGTACGCGGCCTCGATTACTACAGCAAGACCGTGTTCGAGTGGGTCACCGACAAACTCGGCGCCCAGGGCACGGTATGTGCCGGTGGTCGTTATGACGGCCTGGTCGAGCAGATGGGCGGCAAGCCCACTGCGGGCGTGGGTTTCGCCATGGGCATCGAGCGGCTGATCCTGCTGCTGGAAACCCTGGAGCAGGTGCCGCAAGAGATTTCCCGTCAGGTGGACGTGTATCTTTGTGCGTTTGGCGAGGCCGCCGAACTGGCTGCCTTGGCCCTGAGCGAAAAAGTGCGTGACCAACTGCCGAACCTGCGCCTGCAGATCAATGCCGGTGCGGGTAGCTTCAAGAGCCAGTTCAAGAAGGCCGACAAGAGCGGCGCGTTGTATGCGTTGATCCTCGGCGATGACGAGTTGGCCCAGCAAGTGATAGGTTTCAAACCCCTGCGTGGCCAGGGCGAACAACAGAACATTGCCTTTGATGCGCTCGCTGCGCACCTGGCCACCTGCGTCGTGCAGGGTTGA
- the fdx gene encoding ISC system 2Fe-2S type ferredoxin: MPQVIFLPHAEHCPDGMVVEAETGKSILEVAHDNHIEIESACGGVCACTTCHCIIREGFNSLEEADELEEDFLDRAWGLEATSRLSCQAKVGTEDITVEIPKYSLNHAAEAPH; encoded by the coding sequence ATGCCGCAGGTCATTTTTCTGCCACACGCCGAGCATTGCCCGGACGGTATGGTTGTTGAGGCTGAGACCGGCAAGTCCATCCTCGAAGTTGCCCATGACAACCATATCGAGATCGAAAGCGCCTGCGGCGGTGTGTGTGCCTGCACCACCTGCCACTGCATCATCCGCGAGGGCTTCAACTCCCTCGAGGAAGCGGACGAACTGGAAGAGGATTTTCTCGACCGCGCCTGGGGCCTGGAGGCGACTTCTCGCCTAAGCTGTCAGGCAAAGGTCGGCACTGAAGACATCACGGTCGAAATCCCGAAATATTCGCTCAACCATGCGGCCGAAGCGCCGCATTGA
- the hscB gene encoding co-chaperone HscB, which produces MGTPCHFALFELQPSFRLDLEQLATRYRELARGVHPDRFADASEREQRLALERSASLNEAYQTLKSPPKRARYLLAMNGGELPLEVTVHDPDFLLQQMQWREELEDLQDEADVAGVAVFKRRLKTAQDELNESFAACWDDAAQREQAERLMRRMQFLDKLTYEVRQLEERLDD; this is translated from the coding sequence GTGGGTACTCCTTGTCATTTCGCTTTATTCGAGCTGCAACCGAGCTTTCGGCTGGACCTCGAGCAGCTTGCCACGCGCTACCGAGAATTGGCGCGCGGCGTGCATCCGGACCGCTTCGCTGACGCTTCCGAGCGTGAGCAACGCCTGGCGCTGGAGCGGTCAGCCAGCCTCAACGAAGCCTATCAGACGCTCAAGAGTCCGCCCAAGCGCGCGCGTTACCTGCTCGCGATGAACGGTGGCGAGCTGCCGCTTGAGGTCACGGTGCACGATCCGGACTTCCTGCTGCAGCAGATGCAGTGGCGCGAAGAGCTCGAAGACTTGCAGGACGAAGCCGATGTGGCCGGAGTCGCGGTGTTCAAGCGTCGTCTGAAAACCGCCCAGGATGAGCTCAACGAAAGCTTCGCGGCCTGTTGGGATGATGCAGCGCAGCGCGAGCAGGCCGAGCGCCTGATGCGGCGCATGCAGTTTCTCGACAAGCTCACCTACGAAGTGCGCCAGCTAGAAGAGCGCCTCGACGATTAA
- the pilW gene encoding type IV pilus biogenesis/stability protein PilW: MPLRLALLLLVTGLATGCVSSGHESPLQTGKGREAARVAYVQLGLGYLQQGMSEQAKVPLKKALELDADDADANAALALVFKAQAEPELADRYFIKALASRPGDARLLNNYGSFLFEQKRYEQAAGYFRQASTDTLYPERSRVFENLGVASIHLGQRELARQQLEKALLLNARQPRALLEMAELSYEDRHYVPARDYYERFSQLSGHNARSLLLGVRLATVHEEPATAARFGQQLERLYPGTPEYQQYLSEQ, translated from the coding sequence ATGCCCTTGCGCCTTGCGCTGCTGTTGCTTGTTACCGGTCTGGCGACCGGTTGTGTTTCATCGGGCCACGAGAGCCCGTTGCAAACCGGCAAGGGTCGTGAAGCGGCGCGAGTGGCCTATGTGCAACTGGGCCTGGGCTATCTGCAACAAGGCATGAGCGAGCAGGCCAAGGTGCCCTTGAAGAAAGCCCTGGAACTGGATGCCGACGATGCTGATGCCAATGCCGCGCTGGCGCTGGTGTTCAAGGCGCAGGCCGAGCCCGAGTTGGCTGATCGGTATTTCATCAAGGCGCTGGCGTCCCGTCCTGGTGACGCGCGTTTACTGAATAACTACGGCAGTTTCCTGTTCGAGCAGAAACGTTATGAACAGGCCGCCGGTTATTTCCGGCAAGCCAGCACCGATACCCTTTATCCTGAGCGCTCGCGCGTTTTCGAGAACCTGGGGGTGGCTTCGATCCACCTGGGCCAACGCGAACTTGCGCGCCAGCAGCTGGAAAAAGCCCTGCTCCTGAACGCTCGCCAGCCACGCGCGTTGCTTGAAATGGCTGAGTTGTCTTACGAAGATAGGCATTATGTGCCGGCACGCGACTATTACGAGCGTTTCAGCCAGCTCAGCGGGCACAATGCACGTAGCTTGTTACTTGGTGTGCGTCTGGCGACGGTTCATGAAGAACCGGCCACAGCCGCACGTTTTGGCCAGCAACTCGAACGACTCTATCCCGGTACGCCGGAATATCAGCAATACCTGTCGGAGCAATGA
- the ispG gene encoding flavodoxin-dependent (E)-4-hydroxy-3-methylbut-2-enyl-diphosphate synthase, with the protein MHGESPIKRRVSRKIWVGSVPVGGDAPIAVQSMTNSDTNDVAATVAQINRLEAAGVDIVRVSVPDMDAAEAFGRIKQLVKVPLVADIHFDYKIALRVAELGVDCLRINPGNIGREDRVRAVVDAARDRGIPIRIGVNAGSLEKDLQKKYGEPTPAALVESALRHVEHLERLNFQDFKVSVKASDVFMAVEAYRLLAKEIVQPLHLGITEAGGLRSGTVKSAVGLGMLLAEGIGDTIRISLAADPVEEVKVGYDILKSLRLRSRGINFIACPSCSRQNFDVVKTMNDLELRLEDLLVPLDVAVIGCVVNGPGEAKEAHVGLTGGTPNLIYIDGKPSQKLTNDNLVDELEKLIREKAAEKVAADAALIARG; encoded by the coding sequence ATGCACGGCGAATCTCCAATCAAACGTCGCGTATCGCGCAAGATCTGGGTCGGCTCGGTGCCGGTGGGCGGCGATGCCCCCATCGCGGTGCAGAGCATGACCAACAGCGACACCAATGACGTGGCCGCCACCGTTGCCCAGATCAATCGTCTGGAAGCGGCTGGCGTGGACATCGTGCGGGTTTCCGTACCGGACATGGACGCCGCCGAAGCGTTCGGCCGCATCAAGCAATTGGTCAAGGTGCCCCTGGTTGCCGACATTCACTTCGACTACAAGATCGCGCTGCGCGTAGCCGAACTGGGTGTGGACTGCCTGCGCATCAACCCGGGCAACATCGGTCGCGAAGACCGTGTGCGCGCTGTGGTCGATGCGGCCCGTGATCGCGGGATTCCGATCCGCATCGGCGTCAACGCCGGCTCGCTGGAAAAAGACCTGCAAAAGAAATACGGCGAGCCTACCCCGGCGGCGCTGGTCGAGTCGGCACTGCGCCACGTTGAACACCTGGAACGCCTGAATTTTCAGGACTTCAAGGTCAGCGTAAAGGCTTCCGACGTGTTCATGGCCGTAGAAGCCTACCGCCTGCTGGCCAAGGAAATCGTGCAGCCGTTGCACCTGGGTATCACTGAAGCGGGCGGTTTACGCTCAGGCACAGTGAAATCTGCGGTGGGTCTCGGTATGCTGCTCGCCGAAGGGATTGGCGATACCATCCGCATCTCCCTGGCGGCAGACCCCGTAGAGGAAGTGAAGGTCGGCTACGACATTCTCAAATCCCTGCGTTTGCGTTCCCGTGGCATCAACTTCATTGCCTGCCCGAGCTGTTCGCGGCAGAACTTCGACGTGGTGAAAACCATGAACGACCTGGAGTTGCGCCTGGAAGACCTGCTGGTGCCGCTTGATGTCGCGGTGATCGGTTGCGTGGTCAACGGTCCGGGCGAGGCCAAAGAGGCGCATGTGGGTTTGACCGGCGGTACCCCGAATCTGATTTACATCGACGGCAAACCGTCGCAGAAATTGACGAATGACAATCTGGTGGATGAGCTGGAAAAGCTGATCCGCGAGAAAGCGGCCGAAAAGGTCGCCGCTGACGCAGCGCTGATCGCTCGCGGCTGA
- the ndk gene encoding nucleoside-diphosphate kinase, with amino-acid sequence MAVQRTFSIIKPDAVAKNVIGEITTRFEKAGLKVVASKLKQLSKAEAEGFYAEHSARGFFGDLVAFMISGPVVVQVLEGENAIALNRELMGATNPKEAAAGTIRADFAESIDANAVHGSDSEAAAAREISYFFAATEVTAR; translated from the coding sequence ATGGCTGTTCAACGTACTTTCTCCATCATCAAGCCTGACGCTGTTGCAAAAAACGTCATCGGCGAGATCACCACTCGTTTCGAAAAAGCCGGCCTGAAGGTTGTAGCTTCGAAACTCAAGCAACTGTCCAAGGCTGAAGCTGAAGGCTTCTACGCTGAGCACAGCGCTCGTGGCTTCTTCGGCGACCTGGTTGCCTTCATGATCTCCGGTCCTGTTGTTGTTCAGGTTCTGGAAGGCGAAAACGCTATCGCTCTGAACCGTGAGCTGATGGGCGCTACCAACCCTAAAGAAGCGGCTGCCGGCACCATCCGTGCTGACTTCGCTGAGTCCATCGACGCCAACGCTGTACACGGTTCGGACTCCGAAGCCGCTGCTGCTCGCGAAATCTCGTACTTCTTCGCCGCTACTGAAGTAACCGCTCGCTAA
- the iscU gene encoding Fe-S cluster assembly scaffold IscU — protein sequence MAYSEKVIDHYENPRNVGKMDAQDPDVGTGMVGAPACGDVMRLQIKVNDAGVIEDAKFKTYGCGSAIASSSLATEWMKGKTLDEAVTISNTQLAEELALPPVKIHCSVLAEDAIKAAVRDYKQKKGLI from the coding sequence ATGGCTTACAGCGAAAAGGTCATCGACCACTACGAAAACCCGCGCAACGTCGGCAAGATGGACGCGCAAGATCCTGATGTTGGCACTGGCATGGTTGGCGCTCCGGCGTGCGGCGATGTGATGCGTCTGCAGATCAAGGTCAACGACGCTGGCGTTATCGAAGACGCCAAGTTCAAGACTTACGGCTGCGGTTCGGCTATCGCCTCCAGTTCCCTGGCGACCGAATGGATGAAAGGCAAGACCCTGGATGAGGCTGTCACCATCAGCAACACCCAGCTGGCCGAAGAACTGGCCCTGCCGCCAGTTAAAATTCACTGCTCGGTACTCGCGGAAGACGCCATCAAGGCGGCCGTTCGCGACTACAAGCAGAAGAAAGGCTTGATCTAA
- the iscX gene encoding Fe-S cluster assembly protein IscX, with product MSLKWVDVQEIAIQLAEAHPEVNPLTVNFVKLRNLVMALPDFDDIPDRGGEKVLEAIQGLWIEEAD from the coding sequence ATGAGCCTGAAATGGGTTGATGTACAAGAAATCGCTATACAACTTGCCGAAGCTCACCCTGAGGTCAATCCTCTGACAGTGAACTTCGTCAAGCTGCGCAACCTCGTAATGGCACTGCCGGATTTCGACGACATCCCTGATCGGGGTGGCGAAAAGGTCCTGGAGGCGATTCAAGGCCTGTGGATCGAAGAAGCAGACTGA
- the iscA gene encoding iron-sulfur cluster assembly protein IscA, with the protein MAISMTEAAAQHIRRSLNGRGKGEGIRLGVRTTGCSGLAYVLEFVDEVVAEDQVFESHGEKVIIDPKSLTYLDGTELDFVKEGLNEGFKFNNPNVRGECGCGESFNI; encoded by the coding sequence ATGGCTATCAGCATGACAGAAGCGGCTGCGCAGCACATTCGCCGCTCCCTGAATGGGCGCGGTAAAGGTGAGGGGATTCGTCTGGGTGTTCGCACCACGGGCTGTTCCGGCCTTGCCTACGTGCTGGAGTTTGTCGACGAGGTGGTGGCGGAAGACCAGGTGTTCGAAAGTCACGGCGAGAAAGTGATCATCGACCCGAAAAGCCTGACCTACCTGGACGGCACCGAGCTCGATTTCGTCAAGGAAGGGTTGAACGAAGGCTTCAAGTTCAACAACCCCAACGTACGCGGTGAATGTGGCTGCGGCGAAAGCTTCAACATCTGA
- the hscA gene encoding Fe-S protein assembly chaperone HscA, protein MALLQIAEPGQSPQPHQRRLAVGIDLGTTNSLVAAVRSGLSEPLPDADGQVILPSAVRYHADRIEVGESAKLAASTDPLNTVLSVKRLMGRGLSDVKQLGDQLPYRFVGGESHMPFIDTVQGPKSPVEVSADILKVLRQRAETTLGGELVGAVITVPAYFDDAQRQATKDAAKLAGLNVLRLLNEPTAAAVAYGLDQHAEGLVAIYDLGGGTFDISILRLTGGVFEVLATGGDSALGGDDFDHAIAGWIISSAGLSADLDPGAQRNLLQTACAAKEALTDAATVEVSYGTWSAQLTREAFHALIEPMVARSLKACRRAVRDSGIELEEVGAVVMVGGSTRVPRVREAVAEAFGRQPLTEIDPDQVVAIGAAIQADTLAGNKRDGGELLLLDVIPLSLGLETMGGLMEKVIPRNTTIPVARAQDFTTYKDGQTAMMIHVLQGERELISDCRSLARFELRGIPAMVAGAAKIRVTFQVDADGLLSVAARELGSGVEASIQVKPSYGLTDGEIAKMLKDSFQYAGDDKVARVLREQQVDAQRLLEAVQGALDADGERLLDAEERMVIDLQMQELAELMKGNDGYAIEQQTKRLSQVTDAFAARRMDQTVKAALAGRNLNEIEE, encoded by the coding sequence ATGGCTCTACTGCAAATCGCCGAACCCGGCCAAAGCCCTCAACCGCACCAGCGTCGCCTGGCGGTCGGGATTGACCTGGGCACCACCAATTCCCTGGTCGCTGCCGTGCGCAGCGGCCTGTCCGAGCCGTTGCCCGACGCCGACGGTCAGGTGATCCTGCCATCCGCCGTGCGTTATCACGCCGACCGCATCGAAGTGGGCGAGTCTGCCAAGCTGGCGGCGTCTACCGACCCATTGAACACCGTGTTGTCGGTCAAGCGCTTGATGGGTCGTGGGTTGTCCGACGTCAAGCAATTGGGTGACCAGCTGCCGTACCGCTTTGTCGGCGGCGAATCCCACATGCCATTCATCGACACCGTCCAAGGCCCGAAAAGCCCGGTGGAAGTGTCAGCCGATATCCTCAAGGTGCTGCGCCAGCGTGCGGAAACGACCTTGGGTGGCGAACTGGTCGGTGCGGTGATCACGGTTCCGGCCTATTTCGATGACGCTCAGCGCCAAGCCACCAAAGATGCGGCAAAGCTTGCCGGCCTGAATGTGCTGCGCTTGCTCAATGAACCGACCGCTGCTGCCGTGGCTTATGGTCTGGATCAGCATGCCGAAGGCCTGGTCGCGATTTACGACCTGGGCGGCGGCACCTTTGATATTTCGATCCTGCGCCTGACCGGCGGTGTCTTTGAAGTGCTGGCGACCGGCGGCGACAGTGCCCTGGGCGGCGACGACTTCGACCATGCCATCGCAGGCTGGATCATCAGCAGTGCGGGCTTGTCTGCCGACCTGGACCCAGGTGCGCAGCGCAACCTGCTGCAAACCGCCTGTGCTGCCAAGGAAGCGCTGACGGATGCTGCAACCGTTGAAGTTTCCTACGGCACCTGGTCGGCCCAGCTGACCCGTGAAGCCTTCCATGCGTTGATCGAGCCGATGGTTGCCCGCAGCCTGAAAGCCTGTCGCCGCGCCGTGCGTGATTCCGGTATTGAGCTGGAAGAGGTCGGTGCTGTGGTCATGGTGGGCGGCTCCACCCGCGTTCCGCGCGTTCGTGAAGCCGTGGCCGAAGCCTTTGGGCGCCAGCCGCTGACTGAAATCGACCCGGATCAAGTGGTGGCCATCGGTGCCGCGATCCAGGCCGATACCCTGGCTGGCAACAAGCGCGATGGCGGCGAATTGCTGTTGCTCGACGTGATCCCGTTGTCCCTGGGGCTGGAAACCATGGGCGGCCTGATGGAGAAGGTGATTCCGCGCAACACCACCATCCCTGTCGCGCGTGCCCAGGACTTCACCACCTATAAAGACGGCCAGACGGCCATGATGATTCATGTGCTGCAAGGCGAGCGCGAGCTGATCAGCGACTGTCGCTCCCTGGCGCGCTTCGAATTGCGCGGTATCCCAGCCATGGTTGCGGGTGCGGCGAAGATTCGCGTGACCTTCCAGGTCGACGCCGATGGCCTGCTCAGCGTGGCTGCCCGTGAACTGGGTTCGGGCGTCGAGGCCAGTATCCAGGTCAAGCCGTCCTATGGGCTGACTGACGGTGAAATCGCCAAGATGCTCAAGGACTCGTTCCAGTATGCCGGCGATGACAAGGTCGCCCGCGTGCTGCGTGAGCAGCAAGTCGACGCCCAGCGCCTGCTCGAAGCGGTGCAGGGCGCGCTTGATGCCGACGGCGAGCGCCTGTTGGACGCCGAAGAGCGCATGGTCATTGACCTGCAGATGCAGGAACTGGCCGAGCTCATGAAGGGCAACGATGGTTATGCCATCGAGCAACAGACCAAGCGCCTGTCACAAGTCACCGATGCCTTTGCCGCCCGCCGTATGGACCAGACGGTAAAAGCCGCCCTGGCGGGTCGCAACCTGAATGAAATTGAGGAATAA
- a CDS encoding RodZ family helix-turn-helix domain-containing protein — protein MKAAHPEVVAANRVNPGETLRQARESNGWSLAEVALKLNLTTTSLANLEAGAFDKLPGHTFARGYIRAYAKLLGIDQTVLVQAFDEFTGTDSQGSNVHGLGRIEEPTRVSHTILRIVSLLLLIAVIGGGFVWWQDQTTQRNKDLTSNALEHVEVESADGTTQIHPLDEPEDQAVAEGQAAPEAPATAEQPAPQAGSAPAATAAVPAPAPAAPVAQAPAAAAPVQAPAPAAPTAPAISPPTTPALIAGDGRVQITFVADCWTQVTDGNGKVLFSGLKRKGDTLDQGGKPPLTLRLGFARGAQVAYNGQPVDVAPFTSGETARLKLGQ, from the coding sequence ATGAAAGCCGCGCACCCGGAAGTTGTAGCAGCTAATCGCGTCAACCCAGGCGAGACCTTGCGTCAGGCCCGCGAAAGCAATGGTTGGTCGCTGGCCGAAGTGGCGCTCAAGCTCAATTTGACCACCACCTCCCTGGCCAACCTGGAGGCTGGCGCGTTCGACAAGCTGCCTGGGCACACCTTTGCCCGCGGCTATATCCGCGCCTATGCCAAATTGCTGGGGATCGACCAGACCGTGCTGGTCCAGGCGTTCGACGAGTTCACCGGCACCGACTCCCAGGGCAGCAATGTCCATGGCCTCGGCCGTATCGAAGAGCCCACGCGGGTTTCCCACACGATCTTGCGCATTGTCAGCCTGTTGCTGCTGATTGCCGTGATCGGTGGTGGCTTTGTCTGGTGGCAAGACCAGACCACCCAGCGCAATAAAGACCTGACCAGCAATGCTCTGGAACACGTCGAAGTCGAAAGCGCCGACGGTACCACCCAGATTCATCCGCTGGATGAGCCGGAAGACCAGGCCGTTGCTGAAGGCCAGGCCGCGCCAGAAGCGCCGGCCACCGCTGAACAGCCTGCTCCGCAAGCCGGCAGCGCACCCGCCGCGACTGCGGCCGTGCCCGCTCCGGCTCCTGCAGCGCCAGTCGCCCAGGCCCCAGCAGCGGCCGCTCCGGTACAGGCTCCAGCGCCGGCCGCACCGACGGCGCCAGCCATCTCACCGCCCACCACCCCAGCGTTGATCGCCGGTGACGGGCGCGTACAGATCACCTTCGTCGCTGACTGCTGGACGCAAGTCACCGATGGCAATGGCAAAGTGCTGTTTAGCGGTCTCAAGCGTAAGGGAGATACTCTGGACCAGGGCGGCAAGCCTCCTTTGACGCTGCGTCTGGGCTTCGCCCGTGGCGCGCAAGTGGCCTATAACGGCCAGCCTGTGGACGTGGCGCCGTTCACCAGTGGCGAGACAGCTCGCCTCAAGTTGGGACAATAG
- the rlmN gene encoding 23S rRNA (adenine(2503)-C(2))-methyltransferase RlmN translates to MTTSTVKTNLLGLTQPEMEKFFDSIGEKRFRAGQVMKWIHHFGVDDFDAMTNVSKALRDKLKAIAEVRGPEVVSEDISSDGTRKWVVRVASGSCVETVYIPQGKRGTLCVSSQAGCALDCSFCSTGKQGFNSNLTAAEVIGQVWIANKSFGSVPATVDRAITNVVMMGMGEPLLNFDNVIAAMHLMMDDLGYGISKRRVTLSTSGVVPMIDELAKHIDVSLALSLHAPNDALRNQLVPINKKYPLKMLLESCQRYMATLGEKRVLTIEYTMLKDINDKVEHAVEMIELLKNTPCKINLIPFNPFPHSGYERPSNNAIRRFQDQLHQAGYNVTVRTTRGEDIDAACGQLVGQVLDRTRRSERYIAVRELSAADDGPQSAANRT, encoded by the coding sequence ATGACTACATCGACTGTTAAAACCAACCTGCTGGGTCTGACTCAGCCGGAAATGGAGAAATTCTTCGACTCAATCGGGGAGAAGCGTTTCCGTGCCGGTCAGGTAATGAAATGGATTCACCACTTTGGCGTCGACGATTTCGACGCCATGACGAACGTCAGCAAGGCCCTGCGCGACAAGCTCAAGGCCATTGCCGAGGTCCGTGGTCCCGAAGTGGTCAGCGAGGACATCTCCAGCGACGGCACCCGTAAGTGGGTGGTGCGCGTGGCGTCCGGCAGCTGCGTCGAGACCGTGTACATTCCCCAGGGCAAGCGCGGCACCTTGTGCGTTTCGTCCCAGGCAGGCTGTGCCCTGGACTGCAGTTTCTGCTCCACCGGCAAGCAAGGCTTCAACAGCAACCTCACCGCCGCCGAAGTCATCGGCCAGGTGTGGATTGCCAACAAATCCTTTGGCAGCGTCCCGGCGACCGTCGACCGTGCCATCACCAACGTGGTGATGATGGGCATGGGTGAGCCGCTGCTGAACTTCGACAACGTGATTGCGGCCATGCACCTGATGATGGACGACCTGGGCTACGGCATCTCCAAGCGCCGTGTGACCCTGTCGACCTCCGGCGTGGTACCGATGATCGATGAGTTGGCCAAGCACATCGACGTTTCCCTGGCGTTGTCGCTGCACGCACCGAATGACGCATTGCGTAACCAATTGGTGCCGATCAACAAGAAGTATCCGCTTAAGATGCTGCTCGAATCCTGCCAGCGTTATATGGCCACCCTGGGTGAGAAGCGCGTGCTGACCATCGAGTACACCATGCTCAAGGACATCAACGACAAGGTCGAGCATGCCGTGGAGATGATCGAGCTGCTCAAGAACACCCCATGCAAGATCAACCTGATTCCGTTCAACCCGTTTCCGCATTCTGGCTACGAGCGGCCGAGCAACAACGCCATCCGCCGTTTCCAGGATCAACTGCACCAGGCCGGCTACAACGTCACTGTCCGCACGACCCGCGGCGAAGACATCGACGCCGCCTGTGGCCAATTGGTAGGGCAGGTGCTGGATCGCACCCGTCGCAGTGAGCGCTACATCGCCGTGCGTGAGTTGAGCGCCGCCGACGATGGCCCGCAAAGCGCTGCAAACCGAACCTGA